The Moraxella haemolytica genome window below encodes:
- the trpC gene encoding indole-3-glycerol phosphate synthase TrpC yields MTHPNTPSILQKIVATKHQEIINAKQQLSQEALLDIIHQNKDTPRGFADALRAIDTKRGNIGVISEIKKASPSKGIICQNFDPIAIAQDYTKAGATCLSVLTDREYFLGHDNYMKAARDACALPVLRKDFMVDDYHIYESRALGADCILLIMACLDDEIVFRLHALAIELGMDVLIEIHTQDELERALKLPKSKHNIYGINNRDLNTFKVDLAHSIRLCERLFEVLGDDALVVSESGINDADDIHLMQNNRIHHFLIGEQFMKTDNAGDALAKLLSSI; encoded by the coding sequence ATGACTCACCCAAACACACCAAGCATTCTACAAAAAATAGTCGCAACAAAGCACCAAGAAATCATCAATGCAAAACAACAACTTAGTCAAGAAGCCCTGCTTGACATCATTCATCAAAACAAAGATACACCAAGGGGTTTTGCTGATGCCTTGCGTGCCATTGATACCAAGCGTGGCAACATCGGCGTCATCAGCGAAATCAAAAAGGCCAGCCCATCAAAGGGCATTATCTGCCAAAATTTTGACCCCATTGCCATTGCTCAAGACTATACCAAAGCAGGTGCTACCTGCCTATCGGTTCTGACCGACCGTGAGTACTTTTTGGGTCATGACAACTACATGAAAGCCGCCAGAGATGCCTGTGCATTACCTGTGCTTCGTAAAGATTTTATGGTGGACGACTATCACATCTACGAATCTCGTGCCTTAGGAGCAGATTGCATTTTACTCATCATGGCATGCCTTGATGATGAAATAGTGTTTCGCCTGCACGCACTTGCCATTGAATTAGGCATGGATGTATTGATTGAGATTCACACTCAAGATGAGCTTGAGCGTGCCTTAAAACTTCCCAAAAGCAAGCATAATATCTATGGTATCAACAACCGAGATTTAAATACTTTTAAAGTGGATTTAGCACACAGCATTCGCCTGTGCGAGCGTTTGTTTGAGGTGCTTGGTGATGATGCGTTAGTGGTGAGTGAAAGTGGCATTAATGATGCAGATGACATTCATCTTATGCAAAACAACCGCATTCACCATTTCTTAATTGGCGAGCAGTTTATGAAAACCGATAATGCTGGCGATGCTCTAGCCAAGCTATTATCTAGTATCTAA